In Paroedura picta isolate Pp20150507F chromosome 1, Ppicta_v3.0, whole genome shotgun sequence, the following are encoded in one genomic region:
- the URB2 gene encoding unhealthy ribosome biogenesis protein 2 homolog isoform X2 translates to MAAIYSGIHLKLKSSKTPWEDKLKLAQFAWISHQCFLPNKEQVLLDWVSHTLVSCYNKKLELSDEIIEKLWTYLDNILRSKKLQSLLKDGKTITLRFSIAQVINERLSFSYDQKALTSVSTVLNCCRSILSIPPLAIVYTAKFDLVVDLLSKLSWLACGQLSSEDAVSSQLFEVLQLTLGHYLRIQRQQANANRVFGQVTKVLLQPCLLLRYLLTARVWTQGEDGHGRQHLNREIRNGIEALLKAGIFQPVLLPSYREELLPEKESCNVKKGALKTRLLPAGTIQMVMGDTSFCQPDVHEKAVASSVPLLFKLFLESYSKSEDHLACFHMLTKLFGCLKVAHLQGDLWTDQLSPSELLAVEQLLNLVLSSSIYNVAVDRIRHKEVQFHFYRQVAQTLVNHPQAHIPAWFRCFRALISLNHLIVEPDLDDLVASAWIDAEVSEPRTKKAQEALVNALFQTYAKLRQFHKLFEEVLSVICRPAAEHLRLPVLPAGIKAKLCECLLELPPNQILDILYLMLEKCQTSIIPDVRGNSDMALKLKSMSSLLHAVLFNMKSLDDSTPLPVVRRTQMLLETMLRGIIQALLDLLKDCHAEDTELELWLEKTEDSVLLLACTWIAADTLFGLNCSKYVSPLGKTALSVADSPVNISDFSAVLPGFDAQYWEKITKRLSCPCSSSRYCIDWLMLQKMKRLSMSSSCCTGALLQAMREAAAFILHSGESCMTEVEPEPWDGDAGAINTSTYPTAHWHLVISNLPVLIPFLSVNDALSVTDVLLKTLLGNQVQAASSDGDDSLISVGKVSKDFLHRPLLPETRLLHTSFISHIVQHCANVLYPTVLDAASQPLRQLSAEGIPWYEAGFSSTVARERLKDEPSVCWTVMEEVAQNMLSLVKVRSFVTLEEEQIRKLLDLLEIVSKLHLDSLFPTDHARLFLSLFSLIVNTKADLVCSEAWPLQLLATCFHLLARLQTGRNVSASFKVFHASDALEAVLTSMLVVCQTSASALTAAPWEEFLRGIQIFLEHYLQIVLERRLSVKLNMEKFTSFLATCQPHAVSSQLTEHWSPAADQLLLVALSAQCHVLTLHVQKQSRNWKASETLLILLQQAMLQTGATIQAFLRNSPKGQPLPLAFIPCVTTLLKADSSCTQPVWLLTGEDEQRRLQESNRHQQLSHRDLYQRFYTQILRELDLASGSMQFLSSALHFLAAFCSMSEFFPAQETSVAVFHSVKKLLSGPGITLQVIQSIEMQLSELIAQLVKNCTSDNFCAILRLVLEGLDISNAWKQNSESCHQPLLLIHHSC, encoded by the exons ATGGCTGCAATTTACTCTGGCATTCACCTGAAGCTGAAAAGCTCAAAGACACCTTGGGAGGACAAACTCAAGCTTGCTCAGTTTGCATGGATTTCTCACCAGTGTTTCCTTCCAAATAAAGAACAA GTCTTACTGGATTGGGTGAGTCATACACTGGTTTCTTGTTACAACAAGAAACTTGAATTGTCAGATGAAATCATTGAGAAGCTTTGGACATACCTGGACAACATTCTTCGTAGCAAAAAATTACAGAGCCTTCTTAAGGATGGAAAAACAATCACCCTACGTTTTTCAATTGCACAG gtCATAAATGAAAGGCTTTCCTTTTCTTATGATCAAAAAGCCCTGACGAGTGTCAGCACAGTACTAAATTGTTGCAGGTCTATCCTTTCCATTCCTCCCCTTGCCATAGTTTATACTGCAAAATTCGACCTTGTGGTGGATCTTCTAAGTAAACTGTCCTGGTTAGCATGTGGGCAGCTATCATCAGAAGATGCTGTGTCCTCCCAGTTGTTTGAAGTCCTCCAGTTGACCCTTGGGCATTACCTTCGGATTCAGAGGCAGCAAGCCAATGCCAACCGTGTGTTTGGACAAGTGACCAAAGTTTTGCTTCAGCCATGCCTGCTCTTGAGATATTTGCTGACAGCCAGGGTGTGGACACAGGGTGAGGATGGCCATGGACGTCAACACCTGAACAGGGAGATCCGGAATGGCATAGAGGCTTTGCTGAAGGCTGGCATTTTCCAACCAGTGCTCTTGCCGTCTTATagagaagagctgctgccagagaagGAATCCTGCAATGTAAAGAAAGGGGCTCTGAAAACTCGCCTCCTGCCAGCTGGTACTATCCAGATGGTGATGGGGGACACTAGCTTTTGTCAGCCAGATGTTCATGAGAAGGCAGTAGCAAGTTCAGTGCCTCTTCTCTTTAAACTCTTTCTGGAGTCTTACAGTAAGTCTGAAGACCACTTGGCTTGTTTTCACATGCTCACCAAACTTTTTGGCTGCCTAAAAGTTGCTCATCTTCAGGGGGACCTTTGGACTGACCAGCTTTCTCCATCTGAGCTCCTTGCAGTGGAGCAGCTTCTGAACTTGGTGCTGAGCAGCAGCATCTATAACGTTGCTGTGGACAGAATTCGCCACAAGGAGGTCCAGTTTCACTTCTACCGTCAGGTGGCACAGACACTGGTCAACCACCCACAAGCCCACATCCCTGCTTGGTTTAGGTGtttcagggccttgatctcactcAATCATTTGATTGTGGAGCCTGATTTAGATGACCTGGTGGCTTCAGCTTGGATTGATGCTGAGGTTTCCGAGCCACGTACAAAAAAGGCTCAGGAGGCTCTTGTTAATGCTCTCTTTCAGACTTATGCCAAGTTGCGTCAGTTCCACAAACTCTTTGAAGAGGTCTTGTCTGTCATCTGCCGTCCTGCTGCAGAACATTTAAGGCTCCCTGTTTTGCCTGCTGGCATCAAGGCCAAGCTCTGTGAGTGCCTTCTAGAACTGCCGCCCAATCAGATATTGGACATTCTGTACCTCATGCTGGAGAAATGTCAGACTTCCATTATTCCTGATGTCAGAGGCAATTCCGACATGGCTTTGAAGCTGAAGTCCATGAGCTCATTGCTTCATGCTGTTCTGTTCAACATGAAGAGTTTAGACGATTCCACCCCATTGCCTGTTGTTCGTCGGACTCAGATGCTGCTGGAGACCATGCTGAGGGGGATAATCCAAGCTTTGTTAGATCTGCTGAAGGACTGTCACGCGGAAGATACAGAGCTAGAGCTTTGGCTTGAGAAGACCGAGGACTCTGTTCTCCTGCTTGCGTGCACCTGGATAGCAGCAGATACTCTGTTTGGTTTAAACTGCAGCAAGTATGTCTCCCCATTAGGCAAAACAGCCCTGAGTGTTGCTGATTCGCCTGTAAATATTTCAGACTTCTCAGCTGTTCTCCCTGGTTTTGATGCACAGTATTGGGAAAAGATAACTAAGCGTCTAAGTTGTCCTTGTTCAAGCAGTCGGTATTGTATAGACTGGCTGATGCTTCAGAAGATGAAGAGGCTGTCAATGTCCTCCAGCTGCTGCACAGGGGCACTGCTTCAGGCTATGCGGGAGGCAGCAGCTTTTATCCTTCATTCTGGGGAGTCTTGCATGACTGAAGTCGAGCCTGAACCGTGGGATGGCGATGCAGGTGCCATAAATACCTCCACTTACCCAACTGCTCACTGGCACCTTGTCATCTCAAACCTTCCGGTTCTGATTCCCTTCTTGTCTGTGAATGATGCACTCTCTGTTACAGACGTGCTTCTGAAGACACTGCTGGGGAACCAAGTGCAGGCAGCTTCCTCTGACGGCGATGACTCTTTAATCTCTGTTGGAAAGGTGTCTAAAGATTTCCTGCACAGGCCACTTCTTCCGGAGACGAGGTTGCTGCACACCTCTTTCATAAGCCACATTGTTCAGCATTGTGCTAATGTGCTGTACCCTACAGTTCTGGATGCTGCCAGTCAGCCTCTTCGGCAGCTCTCTGCAGAAGGCATTCCATGGTATGAAGCTGGTTTTTCCTCCACCGTTGCCAGAGAGAGGCTGAAAGACGAACCATCTGTATGCTGGACAGTAATGGAGGAAGTGGCACAGAATATGCTGTCATTGGTGAAAGTGAGATCTTTTGTTACTTTAGAAGAAGAGCAAATCCGAAAGCTTTTGGATTTGCTTGAGATTGTTTCCAAATTGCATCTGGACAGCCTCTTTCCCACAGACCATGCTCGTCTGTTCCTTTCACTCTTCTCTTTGATTGTCAATACCAAGGCTGACCTTGTCTGTAGTGAGGCCTGGCCTTTGCAACTCCTGGCAACCTGCTTCCACCTGCTGGCACGTCTGCAGACTGGCAGAAATGTCAGTGCCTCCTTTAAGGTCTTTCATGCCAGCGATGCTCTTGAAGCTGTCCTCACCTCTATGCTTGTGGTCTGCCAGACTTCTGCTAGTGCTTTGACAGCTGCTCCTTGGGAGGAATTCCTTCGTGGGATCCAAATCTTTTTGGAACACTATCTTCAGATAGTTCTTGAAAGGCGGCTGAGTGtgaaactgaacatggaaaagttCACATCTTTCTTAGCTACTTGTCAGCCACATGCAGTCAGCAGTCAACTCACCGAACACTGGAGCCCAGCTGCGGATCAGCTTCTGTTGGTGGCACTAAGTGCCCAGTGTCATGTTCTGACTTTGCATGTCCAAAAGCAGAGCAGAAACTGGAAGGCTTCAGAAACATTGCTCATTCTTCTCCAGCAGGCCATGCTTCAGACAGGAGCGACCATCCAGGCTTTCCTTCGAAACAGTCCCAAAGGCCAGCCGTTGCCTTTAGCCTTTATCCCGTGTGTCACAACCCTTCTGAAAGCAGACTCCTCTTGTACCCAGCCAGTGTGGCTTTTGACTGGGGAGGATGAGCAAAGGAGGCTTCAAGAATCAAACAGACACCAGCAGCTTTCTCACAGGGATTTATACCAAAGATTTTATACTCAGATATTAAGAGAACTGGACTTAGCAAGTGGCAGCATGCAGTTCCTTAGCTCTGCACTGCATTTCTTAGCTGCCTTCTGTTCCATGTCTGAGTTTTTTCCTGCACAAGAAACTTCTGTTGCAGTATTCCATTCTGTAAAGAAACTGCTTTCTG
- the TAF5L gene encoding TAF5-like RNA polymerase II p300/CBP-associated factor-associated factor 65 kDa subunit 5L → MKRVRSEQIQMAVSCYLKRRQYIDSEGPPKQGLRLCQTAEEMAANLTVQSESGCANIVSAAPCLAEPQQYEVQFGRLRSFLTESDSQHSHEVMPLLYPLFVYLHINMVQNGLKSTVDSFYSRFHGMFLQNASQKDIIEQLQTTLTIQDVLSNFKLRAFLDNKYVVRLQEDSYNFLLRYLQSENNSALCKVLSLHIHLDVQPAKRMDYQLYASGGSSRSESNGLEPADMPASILQNEAALDILQDSIKRVKDGPPSLTTICFYAFYNTEQLLNTAEVSPDSKLLAAGFDNSCVKLWSLRSKKLKSEPHLVDVSRIRLACDIMDEEDEDDENVGTEMKILRGHCGPVYSTKFLSDSSGLLSCSEDTSIRYWDLGCFTNTVLYQGHAYPIWDLDISPCSLYFASGSHDRTARLWSFDRTYPLRIYPGHLADVDCIKFHPNSNYFATGSTDKTVRLWSTQQGNTVRLFTGHRGPVLSLAFSPNGKYLASAGEDQRLKLWDLASGILYKELRGHTDNITSLTFSPDSSLIASASMDNSVRVWDIRNTYCNAPIDGSSSELVGVYTGQMNNVLSVQFMACNLLLVTGIAQENQEH, encoded by the exons ATGAAACGTGTACGCTCAGAACAGATTCAGATGGCAGTTTCCTGCTACCTCAAGCGCCGGCAGTATATAGACTCAGAAGGCCCTCCGAAACAAGGACTGCGCCTCTGCCAAACTGCAGAAGAAATGGCAGCTAATCTAACAG TTCAATCGGAATCGGGTTGTGCCAACATTGTCTCTGCAGCACCCTGCCTAGCAGAGCCACAACAATATGAAGTACAGTTTGGGCGATTGCGCAGTTTTCTTACAG AATCAGATTCTCAGCATAGCCATGAAGTGATGCCTCTCCTGTATCCCCTTTTTGTCTACCTCCATATCAATATGGTCCAAAATGGCCTAAAGAGCACAGTGGACAGTTTCTATAGTCGCTTCCATGGAATGTTCTTGCAGAATGCCAGCCAGAAGGATATCATTGAGCAGTTACAGACCACCTTAACTATTCAAGACGTCCTCTCCAACTTCAAACTCCGGGCATTTCTGGACAACAAGTATGTCGTCCGCCTTCAAGAAGACAGCTACAACTTCCTCCTTCGCTACCTCCAAAGTGAAAACAACAGCGCTCTTTGCAAAGTCCTCTCCTTGCACATTCACTTAGATGTGCAGCCAGCCAAGAGGATGGACTACCAGCTGTATGCCAGCGGGGGTTCCTCACGCAGTGAGAGCAACGGCCTGGAGCCTGCTGATATGCCTGCTTCCATCCTGCAGAATGAGGCAGCCTTGGACATACTGCAGGACAGCATCAAAAGGGTCAAAGATGGGCCTCCTTCGCTCACCACCATATGCTTCTACGCGTTCTATAACACTGAGCAGTTGCTGAACACAGCAGAGGTTTCACCAGACAGCAAGCTGCTTGCTGCTGGCTTTGATAATTCATGTGTGAAGCTATGGAGCTTGCGGTCCAAGAAGCTGAAGTCTGAGCCTCATCTGGTAGATGTGTCACGAATCCGCCTGGCCTGTGACATCATGGATGAGGAG GATGAAGATGATGAGAATGTGGGTACGGAAATGAAGATACTCCGAGGGCACTGTGGACCGGTGTATAGCACAAAGTTCTTGTCCGACAGTTCAGGACTTCTGTCGTGTTCTGAAGACACATCCATCAGATACTGGGACCTTGGATGTTTTACAAACACTGTGTTGTATCAAGGGCATGCCTACCCCATCTGGGACCTAGACATCAGTCCCTGCAGCTTATATTTTGCCAGCGGTTCCCATGACCGCACAGCCAGACTCTGGTCATTTGATCGGACGTACCCTCTGCGGATATATCCAGGCCATTTGGCAGACGTGGACTGCATTAAGTTTCATCCCAATTCTAACTACTTTGCAACAGGATCTACAGACAAAACAGTACGTCTGTGGAGCACTCAGCAAGGAAATACTGTGCGCTTGTTCACAGGTCACCGTGGCCCTGTGCTGTCACTTGCATTTTCTCCGAATGGTAAGTATTTGGCTTCAGCAGGTGAAGACCAGCGGCTAAAGCTGTGGGATTTGGCCTCTGGCATTCTTTACAAGGAATTGAGAGGGCACACAGATAATATCACCAGCCTTACTTTTAGTCCGGACAGTAGCTTGATTGCTTCTGCATCAATGGACAACTCGGTTCGGGTTTGGGACATTCGGAACACTTACTGCAATGCTCCCATAGATGGCTCCTCCAGTGAGCTAGTTGGTGTATATACTGGACAGATGAATAATGTACTGAGTGTACAATTCATGGCCTGTAACCTCCTTCTAGTGACTGGAATTGCACAAGAAAATCAAGaacattaa